One part of the Bacillus rossius redtenbacheri isolate Brsri chromosome 18, Brsri_v3, whole genome shotgun sequence genome encodes these proteins:
- the LOC134541354 gene encoding cuticle protein 38-like, which translates to MSGCGREVFPRTKDAKTPQTLDKRGKEGGGFCLLGESGLGLVDCRLSSPVGCESTNQKTSEPVTGKAMSFQAPSCLAATQTFLVAAETPGLLCNENLVVLAAVLAAAAAAPAPAPGFLGGTAFAAPLAYSGPLAYSAPLAYSAPLAYAAPALHAAPLALAAPAVIKTTYAAPAIVKTYHAAPLALSAHSIW; encoded by the exons ATGTCTG GGTGTGGAAGAGAGGTGTTCCCCAGAACCAAGGACGCTAAAACACCACAAACACTCGACAAGCGTGGCAAAGAAGGAGGAGGGTTCTGCCTGCTCGGCGAATCAGGACTCGGCCTCGTTGACTGCAGGCTCTCCTCTCCGGTTGGCTGTGAATCCACCAATCAGAAGACAAGCGAGCCTGTGACGGGGAAGGCGATGTC GTTCCAAGCACCCAGTTGCCTGGCCGCTACACAGACGTTCCTCGTAGCAGCAGAAACACCTGGCTTGCTTTGCAACGAGAACTTG GTCGTTCTCGCCGCCGTGCTGGCCGCCGCCGCagccgcccccgcccccgcccccggcTTCCTGGGAGGCACCGCCTTCGCCGCCCCTCTGGCCTACAGCGGCCCCCTGGCCTACAGCGCCCCCCTGGCCTACAGCGCCCCCCTggcctacgccgcccccgccttGCACGCCGCCCCCCTGGCCCTCGCCGCCCCCGCCGTGATCAAGACCACGTACGCCGCCCCCGCCATCGTCAAGACCTACCACGCCGCCCCCCTGGCGCTGTCGGCGCACTCCATCTGGTGA
- the LOC134541420 gene encoding cuticle protein 16.5-like, with translation MYKLVIFAAVMATAAAAPKPGFLGGAAYAAPLAYSAPLAYAGPAYHSYAAPAYIKSYAAPAFIKSYAAPTIIKSYAAPALIKTTYAAPAFIKTTYAAPALIKTSYAAPLALSAHSIW, from the exons ATGTACAAGCTG GTCATCTTCGCCGCCGTAATggccaccgccgccgccgcccccaagCCGGGCTTCCTGGGAGGCGCCGCCTACGCCGCCCCTCTGGCCTACAGCGCGCCGCTGGCCTACGCCGGCCCCGCCTACCACTCGTACGCCGCCCCCGCCTACATAAAGTCGTACGCCGCCCCCGCCTTCATCAAATCTTACGCCGCTCCCACGATCATCAAGTCGTACGCGGCCCCCGCTCTCATCAAGACGACGTACGCCGCCCCCGCGTTCATCAAGACGACTTACGCCGCCCCCGCGCTCATCAAGACCTCGTACGCCGCCCCACTGGCGCTGTCGGCGCACTCCATCTGGTGA